AATTATGGAATTTGGCGCTTTACAATGTAAACCAAAATCTCCAGTGTGTGGGCTCTGTCCGGTTCAGTCAGGTTGTTATGCTTATCAGCATAACCAGGTAAATCAATTGCCGGTTAAGTTAAAAAAGCTGATCAAACGAAATCGTTATTTTAACTATTTCATATGCGTAGAAGAAGGTCGAATTTTACTAAATCACCGTGGGGCAGGGGATATTTGGCAGCATTTATACGATTTTCCGATGATTGAAACGGAGCAGGAAGATAATCTCTTTGAAGCTGGCTTAGTAAATAAAGTTAAACACAAATTTGGTGCAAACGTTGTTATTAAGCCAATCATGAAAGTAAAGCATTTACTCACCCATCAAACTATATTTGCCGAGTTTTTTGGTTTAGAGAATTATATCCTTAACTTTAATCACGATAGCACATTTAAATGGGTAGATCTGTCAGAGTTAGAGGAGCTTCCTCAGCCAAAAATGATCACCGATTTTTTAAACTTCTATTTAACCAAATAATAAATTATATATGTCAGGCATCAATAAAGTAATTCTGGTTGGACATCTGGGAAAAGATCCGGAAGTTCGGCATTTAGATGGAGGTGTAACAGTAGCCAGCTTTCCGCTAGCTACCTCCGAAACCTACAACAAAGACGGTAAAAGGGTAGAACAAACAGAATGGCATAACATTGTTCTTTGGCGGGGTTTAGCTGAAGTAGCCTCTAAATACCTGCAAAAAGGCAAGCTTATCTATGTTGAAGGTAAGTTAAGAACGCGTTCTTTTGAGGACAGGGAGAAGGTGAAAAAGTACGTTACAGAAGTTGTAGCCGAAAACTTTACCATTCTTGGTAGAAAAAGCGATTTTGAAACCGCCGCTCAACCATTGGCGGGTGTCGGTCAAACACAAAAAAATGAAGATGAATTTACTGCAAGTCCGGGTGATTTGTCGGGCGATTTGCCATTCTAAAGAGATAATAACCTAAGCTCGTAAACAAAAAAAGCCCCTTGCTGATTAGCGAGGGGCTTTTTTATTTTTGGAATTTCTTAGTTGATTACGGTATAATATACATTCAACTTCAGTTTATTAGTCGCATTTGCTTTTGATCCGATGATTGATCTGGCACTTGAAGTAAGTGCTGGAGTTGCATTAAATTCAGTTGAAGAACTGGTAGAAAGGTAAGTGCCATAATCTATAAGTTTTCCATCAAGTAAGTCTTGAAGGTAAGCGGTTACACTAAAAACATATTTCTTGTTAACGGCATCATAATACCCGCCAAAAGCCGTTGCTCTTTGATCAGTGCTGCTATTGTCTGGAAGGTTAGTTCTCTGACCAGCGATATCATAACGATATAATGCAAGTCTTGGTGCAGGTGTAAAAGGAGTCACATCTGTTCCGGAGCTTAAATCAATTACCAGTTCAGCTTTATTAACAATTATTTTAGTGCCGGCTTTAACTCCAAAATTTGCGTAAAACTTATCCAGATATGGAAAAGTTATTTTGTTTCTCAAACCACCAAGGCCTTGTAAGTAAGTAACATTGTACTGTGTGTTGCTTACGTCGTTAAGCTGCGCATTTACTGCTGTTGTATAAGTATGCTTGATAGTAGCAGCAACTGGGTTAGATGCATAAGCGATAGGGAAATACGAGGCTACAGTATCTATGTTGGTAGAAGTTGTGGCATTAGGTCTTTTGTAATAAAACTCAATTCTTGAATTTGTT
The nucleotide sequence above comes from Pedobacter sp. MC2016-14. Encoded proteins:
- a CDS encoding single-stranded DNA-binding protein, with the protein product MSGINKVILVGHLGKDPEVRHLDGGVTVASFPLATSETYNKDGKRVEQTEWHNIVLWRGLAEVASKYLQKGKLIYVEGKLRTRSFEDREKVKKYVTEVVAENFTILGRKSDFETAAQPLAGVGQTQKNEDEFTASPGDLSGDLPF